Proteins from one Gossypium raimondii isolate GPD5lz chromosome 8, ASM2569854v1, whole genome shotgun sequence genomic window:
- the LOC105790309 gene encoding RGG repeats nuclear RNA binding protein A, with amino-acid sequence MSSSNPFDLLGDDDTGELSLLIAAQKKAAATAPSSVPKKGQAQSQTKPQAKLPSKPLPPAQAVREAKSEGIRGGARGGRGGSGGYRRDFANDENSFSNSAELGQGAPEDGESRRPSERRGGYGGPRPYRGGGRRGGFSNGEIGDGERPRRVYERSSGTGRGNKLEREGFGRGNWGTQTNELARVTEEVANEGNQNLGDEKLARDGDGGDADKESLTNELEEKEPEEKVMTLEEYEKLMEEKRKALQALKTEGRKVDAKEFESMQQLSNKKSNDEIFIKLGSDKDKRKEAYEKEERAKKSLSINEFLKPAERKRYYNPSGRGRGRVQGQDQGRGHSSRGFGGGNARSSMAAAPSIEDRSHFPTLGGK; translated from the exons ATGTCGAGCTCCAACCCGTTTGATTTATTGGGTGATGATGATACTGGGGAGCTCTCATTGCTGATCGCCGCTCAGAAAAAGGCTGCTGCCACCGCCCCCTCCAGCGTCCCTAAGAAAGGGCAGGCTCAATCTCAGACGAAGCCGCAGGCTAAGCTTCCCTCCAAGCCTCTCCCTCCTGCTCAGGCTG tgagGGAGGCGAAGAGTGAAGGTATTCGTGGTGGAGCCCGTGGTGGGCGTGGTGGCAGTGGTGGATACAGACGTGATTTTGCCAATGATGAGAATTCATTCAGCAACAGTGCTGAACTCGGTCAAGGTGCACCTGAAGATGGTGAGAGTAGAAGGCCCTCTGAAAGGCGTGGTGGCTACGGTGGTCCTCGACCTTATCGTGGTGGTGGTCGCCGTGGTGGTTTCAGTAATGGGGAAATTGGAGATGGGGAGAGACCTCGCAGGGTGTATGAACGCAGTAGTGGGACTGGACGCGG AAATAAGCTCGAACGTGAAGGCTTTGGTCGTGGGAATTGGGGAACTCAAACTAATGAACTTGCTCG GGTGACTGAAGAAGTTGCCAATGAAGGTAATCAGAATTTAGGTGATGAGAAGCTGGCAAGAGATGGTGATGGAGGAGATGCTGACAAGGAGAGCCTTACAAATgaacttgaagaaaaagaacCCGAGGAAAAG GTGATGACTCTTGAGGAATATGAAAAGCTGATGGAAGAGAAGAGGAAGGCTCTGCAGGCACTGAAAACCGAGGGAAGAAAAGTAGATGCCAAGGAGTTTGAGTCAATGCAACAGCTTTCAAATAAGAAAAGTAATGATGAAATCTTCATCAAATTG GGATCTGATAAGGATAAGAGAAAAGAGGCTTATGAGAAAGAAGAGAGAGCTAAGAAG TCTTTGAGCATTAATGAATTTCTGAAGCCTGCTGAAAGGAAGAGGTACTACAATCCAAGTGGACGCGGAAGGGGTCGGGTTCAGGGTCAAGATCAAGGTCGCGGGCATAGCTCAAGAGGGTTTGGTGGAGGAAATGCAAGAAGTAGTATGGCAGCAGCACCTTCCATCGAAGACCGCAGTCATTTCCCTACTTTAGGTGGCAAGTGA